A single Candidatus Omnitrophota bacterium DNA region contains:
- the waaF gene encoding lipopolysaccharide heptosyltransferase II, producing the protein MKEVKRILIFNVNWLGDVLFSTATIRNVRRNFPDGFIACIIPSRCYPVLKDNPYLDEIIIFDEKDRHRSLISKLQFIRQLRQKHFDLSLLLHGSFTRALICFLAGIPKRIGYATKGRSILLTKKIIPPDRDSLHRIDYYLGVAEKAGFRAEDRYLDFFISQEDTDFIEGLLLKEGLNSNKDILVGINAGGNWLPKRWPLQYWAELADKLIGEKGAKVIITGSFTDLSLAKAIANSMKLKPVILCGKLNLKQSAALFKKLDLFISADTGPLHIANAVGTKKIIAIFGPTDLEVTGPYPLKNVTILRKDVGCKIPCYVVDCKDSRCMKAVTPLEAFEASAKILKDNLKAK; encoded by the coding sequence ATGAAAGAGGTAAAACGCATACTTATTTTTAATGTAAACTGGCTTGGAGACGTTTTATTTTCTACCGCAACGATTAGAAACGTAAGGCGTAATTTTCCGGATGGTTTTATTGCCTGTATTATTCCGAGCCGTTGTTATCCGGTTTTAAAGGACAATCCTTACCTGGATGAGATTATTATTTTTGATGAAAAAGACAGGCATAGAAGTTTGATTTCAAAACTCCAATTTATAAGGCAGCTTCGGCAGAAACATTTTGATTTAAGCCTTCTTTTGCATGGTTCGTTTACCCGTGCTTTAATTTGCTTTCTGGCAGGTATCCCAAAGAGAATAGGCTATGCTACAAAGGGCCGTTCAATCCTGCTTACTAAAAAGATTATTCCTCCTGACAGGGATTCGCTTCATAGGATAGATTATTATCTGGGAGTAGCAGAGAAGGCCGGGTTTAGGGCAGAAGACCGCTATTTAGATTTCTTTATCAGCCAGGAAGATACAGATTTTATTGAAGGCCTGTTATTAAAAGAAGGCTTAAATAGCAATAAGGATATTCTTGTAGGTATTAACGCAGGAGGAAACTGGTTGCCGAAGAGATGGCCCTTGCAATATTGGGCAGAGCTGGCGGATAAATTAATCGGGGAAAAAGGAGCAAAAGTAATTATTACAGGTTCTTTTACAGATCTTTCTCTTGCAAAAGCAATTGCAAATTCCATGAAGTTAAAGCCAGTAATTCTTTGCGGAAAACTAAACCTTAAGCAATCCGCTGCTTTATTTAAAAAACTGGATTTATTTATTTCGGCAGATACAGGCCCTTTGCATATCGCAAATGCTGTAGGCACAAAAAAGATTATTGCAATTTTTGGCCCGACGGATTTAGAGGTCACCGGGCCGTATCCTTTAAAGAATGTAACTATTTTACGCAAAGATGTTGGATGTAAGATTCCTTGTTATGTTGTTGATTGCAAAGATTCCCGTTGTATGAAGGCTGTTACGCCGTTGGAAGCCTTTGAGGCTTCCGCGAAAATATTAAAAGATAATTTAAAGGCAAAATAA